One Echinicola strongylocentroti DNA window includes the following coding sequences:
- a CDS encoding SusC/RagA family TonB-linked outer membrane protein, giving the protein MRKSLLSLILALFTISSVWAQSRTVTGKVISEEEPNGMPGVNVLVKGSTVGAITDLDGMYTLEVPEGSNTLVFSFIGYSSQEINIANQSTVNVTLTPDTQNLEEVIVVAYGSADKGNFAGSAVAIKEAKIANRPINSVTNVLEGQAAGVITTSASGQPGESPTVRIRGIGSVNASQDPLYVVDGVPYSGDISNLNPMDIADVTVLKDASSSALYGARAANGVIMITTKKGGAKKSTFNLSVRQGVSSRALPEYDRVNAEQYYPLVWESLKHGQMNSNGLEDGAASQYASENLIELLGYNIYNVPNEEVVGLDGTLNSGAVNNFTGLDWYDELIGTGNRGEYNMSYSGGTEKTDFYTSVGYLNEKGFLMKTDMERFTGRINVNTQATDWFKTGINLSATMADGNSSRTSGNSSYVNPFFFARNMGPIYPVYLQNQQTGGYILDANGQRIYDTGDMTSLGSVNRGPGASVGRHVVQETRLNEDLYDRDVISARAYAEVSFLKDFTFRTNVSTDMISYLGMEYDNKIVGDGAPAGRANRTNTRRNALTFNQILSYANTFNTKHYFEGLVAHESYDFKYNYQYIAKQEQILDGNIEPDNFVVTSAADGRVDSYRIESYFSRFNYVYDDKYSFSASIRTDGSSRFFEDVRWGTFWSVAGAWNIEKEAFFNADFFDMLKLRASYGEVGNDGLLNDDDTQNYYPWQALYNLDNNNALEPGILQGSLSAMELLWESNNTFDVGLDFAFARRFTGTLEYYYRVSENLLFDVPLSLTTGLESRPINIGSMANSGVEFQIQGDIIRNQDFTWNANLNVSTFSNKFKKLPFDEQINGTKKYVVGGSIYDYWLRDWRGVDPETGYGLYTANEYLNQNGEVREDVKIVGTDTLTTEYTNAKQHFAGSAIPDFSGGLANTLSYKNFELSVLVSFSVGGEVYDGLYASLMSSSPDGDALHTDALDRWQQPGDVTDVPRMDNINATETNGSSDRWLIDRSYLNLRSINLSYTLPTTVLSKIDASRATVFIAGENLGWLSKRKGMFVSEEFNGTTSNTYTPARTFTLGLNVSF; this is encoded by the coding sequence ATGAGGAAAAGTTTACTAAGTCTTATCTTAGCCCTCTTTACCATTTCGTCGGTTTGGGCACAGAGCCGAACCGTGACTGGAAAAGTTATTTCTGAAGAGGAGCCAAATGGAATGCCGGGCGTGAATGTTCTGGTAAAGGGATCCACAGTGGGTGCTATCACCGACTTGGACGGTATGTACACTTTAGAAGTACCAGAAGGCAGCAACACCTTGGTGTTTAGCTTTATTGGCTATAGCAGCCAGGAAATTAACATTGCTAACCAAAGCACTGTGAATGTCACCTTGACACCAGATACCCAAAATCTGGAAGAGGTGATCGTCGTCGCTTATGGATCTGCCGACAAAGGCAATTTTGCTGGATCAGCAGTAGCCATTAAGGAAGCCAAAATCGCCAACCGTCCCATCAACAGTGTGACCAACGTACTGGAAGGGCAGGCAGCCGGTGTGATCACCACTTCTGCCAGTGGCCAGCCAGGCGAAAGCCCAACTGTCCGTATCCGGGGTATTGGCTCTGTAAATGCCTCCCAGGATCCTCTCTATGTGGTAGATGGTGTTCCCTATTCCGGTGACATCTCTAACCTAAACCCTATGGACATAGCTGATGTGACGGTGCTAAAAGATGCATCTTCTTCGGCCCTTTACGGTGCCCGGGCGGCCAATGGGGTCATCATGATCACGACCAAAAAAGGAGGAGCAAAAAAATCTACCTTTAACCTCTCTGTAAGACAAGGGGTTTCTTCCAGGGCATTGCCAGAATATGATCGGGTAAATGCCGAGCAGTATTATCCACTGGTGTGGGAATCCCTCAAGCATGGACAAATGAACTCAAACGGTCTCGAAGACGGAGCGGCTAGCCAATACGCTTCTGAAAACCTGATCGAATTATTGGGATACAATATCTATAATGTACCTAATGAAGAAGTGGTAGGACTGGACGGTACCTTAAACTCCGGTGCAGTAAACAACTTTACCGGCCTTGACTGGTATGATGAACTGATCGGTACTGGTAACCGTGGCGAGTACAATATGTCGTATTCAGGAGGAACCGAAAAGACCGATTTCTACACCTCAGTAGGTTACCTTAACGAGAAAGGTTTCTTGATGAAAACGGATATGGAGCGCTTTACCGGCCGTATCAATGTGAATACGCAGGCCACTGATTGGTTCAAGACGGGCATCAACTTGTCCGCCACCATGGCAGATGGTAACAGTTCACGTACCTCTGGTAACTCCAGCTATGTAAACCCATTCTTCTTTGCCAGAAATATGGGCCCCATCTATCCGGTTTACCTTCAAAACCAGCAGACAGGTGGCTATATCCTCGATGCCAACGGTCAGCGGATCTACGATACAGGGGATATGACGAGTTTGGGATCGGTAAATCGTGGCCCCGGAGCATCTGTAGGACGTCATGTCGTGCAGGAAACCAGGCTGAATGAGGACTTGTATGACCGCGATGTGATCAGTGCAAGGGCCTATGCTGAAGTAAGCTTCCTAAAGGATTTCACTTTCCGTACCAATGTCTCTACGGACATGATTTCTTATCTGGGTATGGAATATGACAATAAAATCGTCGGTGATGGCGCTCCAGCAGGCAGGGCCAATCGTACAAATACCAGGAGAAATGCCCTGACCTTTAACCAAATCCTCAGCTATGCGAACACCTTCAACACAAAGCATTACTTCGAGGGATTAGTCGCGCACGAAAGTTATGACTTCAAGTACAACTACCAATATATTGCCAAGCAAGAACAAATTTTGGATGGGAATATCGAGCCGGACAACTTCGTAGTAACCAGTGCTGCGGACGGTCGTGTGGACTCGTACAGAATCGAGTCTTATTTCTCTCGGTTTAATTACGTCTATGATGACAAGTATTCTTTTTCTGCATCGATCAGAACAGATGGATCTTCCAGGTTCTTTGAAGATGTACGCTGGGGTACCTTCTGGTCAGTGGCCGGTGCTTGGAATATTGAGAAAGAAGCCTTCTTCAATGCCGATTTCTTTGACATGTTAAAGCTTCGTGCTTCTTACGGTGAAGTGGGCAATGATGGCTTGCTAAATGATGATGATACGCAAAATTATTATCCTTGGCAGGCGCTTTACAATCTTGACAATAATAATGCGTTGGAACCGGGGATCCTTCAAGGAAGTTTATCAGCGATGGAATTGCTTTGGGAATCCAATAATACCTTTGATGTAGGGCTGGATTTTGCTTTTGCAAGGCGCTTTACAGGTACATTGGAGTATTACTACCGAGTTTCTGAAAACTTGTTGTTTGACGTGCCTTTATCCCTCACTACTGGCTTGGAAAGCAGACCGATCAATATCGGTAGCATGGCCAATAGCGGGGTGGAGTTCCAGATCCAAGGTGACATCATTAGAAATCAGGATTTCACTTGGAATGCCAACTTGAACGTATCGACTTTCTCCAATAAATTCAAAAAGCTTCCTTTTGATGAACAAATCAACGGCACCAAAAAATATGTCGTAGGCGGATCGATTTACGATTACTGGTTGAGAGACTGGAGAGGCGTGGATCCTGAGACGGGATATGGGCTTTACACTGCTAATGAATACCTTAATCAAAATGGTGAAGTACGTGAAGATGTGAAAATCGTCGGAACAGACACGCTTACCACGGAATACACAAATGCCAAGCAGCATTTTGCCGGTTCGGCGATTCCTGATTTCTCTGGTGGATTGGCCAACACCCTGTCCTACAAAAACTTTGAATTAAGTGTATTGGTCAGCTTCTCGGTAGGTGGAGAAGTCTACGATGGACTGTATGCCAGCCTAATGAGCTCTAGTCCTGATGGAGATGCCCTTCATACGGACGCTCTTGATAGATGGCAGCAGCCGGGAGATGTAACTGATGTGCCAAGAATGGACAATATCAATGCTACCGAAACCAATGGTTCCTCGGACCGATGGTTGATTGACCGTTCTTACCTGAACTTAAGGTCGATAAACCTGAGCTATACCCTGCCGACTACTGTTCTTAGTAAGATAGACGCTTCCCGTGCCACGGTATTTATTGCCGGTGAAAATTTGGGCTGGCTATCCAAGAGAAAGGGGATGTTTGTGTCTGAAGAGTTTAATGGAACTACTTCCAATACCTACACTCCTGCCAGAACATTCACCTTGGGTCTTAATGTAAGCTTCTAA
- a CDS encoding radical SAM/SPASM domain-containing protein, which produces MTVTEVKNKYRLGRMFMRYLSLRKVLNYMLLYGSFHWSRLIKRPHLLGLPIAMSIEPTTGCNLRCPECPSGLRSFTRPTGMLDKNLYQKIIEQSAHHLAYLHLYFQGEPFLHPGFLDLVKYADEKGIFTATSTNAHFLNEKTVPKILSSGLKHLIVSVDGASQGVYEQYRIGGNLERVKKGVQLLIAERNAAGKQFPQVIFQFLVTGKNEHELPDIQRLSASLQVDELQLKTAQIYDFENGSDLIPKDLQYSRYLPKGNGKWQLKKPIRNKCWRMWQGAVITWDGDMVPCCFDKDANHKMGSLVKVPLNQIWHNTMYRTFRKQLLKDRTQIAICKNCSE; this is translated from the coding sequence ATGACAGTCACTGAGGTAAAAAACAAATACAGGCTTGGAAGGATGTTCATGAGGTACCTCAGCCTAAGGAAGGTGCTGAATTATATGTTGCTTTATGGCTCTTTCCATTGGTCCCGGCTGATCAAAAGACCGCATTTGCTTGGCCTTCCCATCGCCATGTCCATCGAACCCACTACGGGCTGTAACCTCCGCTGTCCAGAGTGTCCATCTGGCCTGCGCAGCTTTACGCGTCCCACAGGAATGCTCGATAAAAATCTCTACCAAAAAATCATCGAGCAAAGTGCCCATCACCTTGCTTACCTGCACCTTTATTTTCAGGGTGAGCCATTTTTACACCCTGGATTTTTGGATTTGGTGAAATATGCAGACGAGAAGGGGATTTTTACGGCTACCTCTACCAATGCCCATTTCCTGAATGAGAAGACCGTTCCAAAAATCCTTTCTTCTGGCCTCAAACACCTTATCGTTTCGGTGGATGGCGCATCACAGGGCGTCTATGAACAGTACCGGATTGGTGGAAACCTAGAAAGGGTGAAGAAAGGAGTCCAACTGCTAATTGCGGAACGGAATGCCGCAGGAAAGCAATTTCCGCAAGTGATTTTCCAGTTTTTGGTAACAGGCAAAAACGAGCATGAACTGCCGGATATCCAACGCCTGTCCGCTTCTCTCCAAGTGGACGAGCTCCAGCTCAAGACGGCACAGATCTATGATTTTGAAAATGGGTCTGACCTGATTCCAAAAGATCTTCAATACTCCCGCTATTTGCCAAAGGGAAATGGTAAATGGCAACTAAAAAAACCTATCCGCAACAAATGCTGGCGGATGTGGCAAGGAGCCGTAATTACCTGGGATGGAGATATGGTGCCATGCTGCTTTGATAAAGATGCCAACCATAAAATGGGCAGCTTGGTAAAAGTCCCCCTCAATCAAATCTGGCACAATACGATGTATCGCACCTTTCGAAAGCAATTGCTAAAAGACCGCACACAAATAGCAATATGTAAAAACTGTTCGGAATAA